One window of the Anoplolepis gracilipes chromosome 9, ASM4749672v1, whole genome shotgun sequence genome contains the following:
- the LOC140669200 gene encoding uncharacterized protein, producing MLLDKMMLMQEPGWKLERKGSGAQVLRKDGSHFKSSTARVCFRCDVEVREFERDEETDYGTSENADTEMSSSPLAMLSSCVAALCVTIFLPWLLLGG from the coding sequence ATGCTGCTGGACAAAATGATGCTGATGCAGGAGCCAGGCTGGAAGCTGGAGCGAAAAGGTTCGGGAGCGCAAGTGTTACGTAAAGACGGCTCTCACTTCAAGAGCAGCACCGCTCGCGTCTGCTTCCGATGCGACGTCGAGGTGCGTGAGTTCGAGCGTGACGAGGAGACTGATTACGGCACGTCGGAGAACGCGGATACGGAAATGTCCTCCAGTCCGTTGGCGATGCTGTCCAGCTGCGTGGCGGCGCTTTGCGTCACCATTTTCCTGCCCTGGCTCCTGCTCGGGGGTTAA